The nucleotide window ATAAATGCCGGCATGACAATATCGAGAGCGTGGGAGAAAGTGGTAACTGAAAATAATAAACCAGGTCCTCTAAAAGATGAATTAAGGAGAGTATTGGCAGAGATAAGAAGTGGCAAGCCTGAGATCAGGGCTTATATTGATTTTGCAAAACGATGCAAGACCCCGGAAATAACGAGGTTTGTGTCAGTAATGATTCAGAATATTAAAAAAGGCAATTCTGAGCTGGTTTCTATTTTAAGGGTTCAGTCTAATGACTGCTGGCAAATGAGAAAAAATACAGCAAAAAAATTAGGGGAGGAAGCATCCACAAAAATGATATTTCCATTAATGCTTATGTTTGCCGCCATATTAGCCATTGTGACGACGCCTGCTATTTTATCTTTAGGCCAGATGATTTGATAATGATGTTACTTGGCAGAATTGCTTTTTTTATTATATTTAATTTTATTAGTAATTTAAGGGAGGAGAAAAATGTTTACACTTCTGAAAAATTTCCTTAAGGAGGAAGATGGTTTGGGCACGGTGGAAATTGTAGTAATTATTGCAGTATTGGTAGGTATTGCTCTTATTTTCCGGGACGCAATAATTAAATTTGCCACGGGAATTATGGAAGGGGTATTTGGTAATGAGACAATTTTTGATGATATAAACAGTGGTAATATAAGAAACCAAAACCCTATAAACTGATCAATTGGTTAAATATTCACGAGGGAGGTGGCTGCACTTTATGGAGTTCCTAAAGGATGTGTACCATGTATTTTATGAATACGGTGTATCCTCAAGCTACCTAATACTAGAATCAAGCCAAGCAACCAAAGTTAAGAATTATCAGGTTGAAATGATAGCAAGAAACAAGGTGGAAAACATTCTGCCTTTAGATATCAGATTTAATAATGAAAGTACCAGCTTGTACTACAACATTACTTCACAGCTTCAGTTATCCCAGCTTTTGAAAAGAAGAAAGATAAGCATGGATGAACTTATAAAAATACTATGGAGTATTGGAAAGACGCTGATAGGTTCTAAAGAATTTCTTCTTAATGAGAATAATTTTGTTCTAAATGAAGACTACATATTTATTAATCCTGCAAATTTGCAGGTTTCACTTGTATACCTGCCTGTTGACATGGAAGGAGATATTTTGCAGGAGTACAAAGATTTTATATTAAGAATGATACTAGATATTGCGGACATAGATGAAGGTGCCTGCGACAATTATCTTCATAAAATCCTCATGTCTGTCAAATCTGAAACCTTTAATATAAAAAATTTTACCAATATGCTGGAGCATATGACAGCTATGAAAAGTGGCCCCTGTACAGAAAATGAAAGTATAACAGAACCAGATCAGTATATTTACGTACAGGAGGATGACAGAGGATTTGGAAATGGTAGTGGTAATGAAGGTAGCAAGGGTAAGAATGATAATAGCAAAAATGACAAGGATAAGAATTGCGAGGATAAAAGAAGAAATACCAAACTTATAGTTTTTATGGCCATAATTGCAATACA belongs to Clostridiaceae bacterium and includes:
- a CDS encoding FHA domain-containing protein, producing the protein MEFLKDVYHVFYEYGVSSSYLILESSQATKVKNYQVEMIARNKVENILPLDIRFNNESTSLYYNITSQLQLSQLLKRRKISMDELIKILWSIGKTLIGSKEFLLNENNFVLNEDYIFINPANLQVSLVYLPVDMEGDILQEYKDFILRMILDIADIDEGACDNYLHKILMSVKSETFNIKNFTNMLEHMTAMKSGPCTENESITEPDQYIYVQEDDRGFGNGSGNEGSKGKNDNSKNDKDKNCEDKRRNTKLIVFMAIIAIQVAAIVIVFINKYVVLPSENNSWNTYFGVALVIGAVNFVLLRRIWVSGSEKQVNIPSPKAEPDKNSFKEEKYWNEIENMDMKIDLEKQRGLDMEKVKLNHNDTVLLSSNENHPFLKGANKDNNELIFISKGDFLIGRLKGYVDHVISNEAIGKIHAQIICLENQYYIKDLNSVNGTYINNVRIESNKEYKIFNGDRITLANEDYIFINPTLFEAG